The following proteins are encoded in a genomic region of Lachnospiraceae bacterium KM106-2:
- a CDS encoding LSU ribosomal protein L6p — protein MSRIGRLPIAVPAGVTVDIAENNKVTVKGPKGTLERVLPAEMIIAKDGDVITVSRPNDLKKMKSLHGLTRTLISNMIQGVTAGYEKVLEINGVGYRAQKQGKTLVLSLGYSHPVEMEDPADLEVVVEGQNKIIVKGISKEKVGQYAAEIREKRAPEPYKGKGIKYADEVIRRKVGKTGKK, from the coding sequence ATGTCACGTATCGGAAGATTGCCTATCGCGGTACCAGCAGGAGTAACTGTTGATATTGCAGAAAATAATAAAGTGACTGTAAAAGGACCAAAGGGAACTCTTGAAAGAGTATTACCTGCGGAAATGATCATTGCTAAAGATGGCGATGTAATCACTGTTTCTAGACCAAACGATTTAAAGAAAATGAAATCTTTACATGGTTTAACTAGAACATTAATCTCAAACATGATCCAAGGTGTTACTGCGGGTTATGAAAAAGTTCTTGAAATCAACGGTGTTGGTTACAGAGCTCAAAAACAAGGAAAAACTTTAGTATTATCTTTAGGATACTCTCATCCAGTAGAGATGGAAGATCCAGCTGACCTTGAAGTTGTTGTTGAAGGACAAAACAAGATCATCGTTAAAGGTATTAGTAAAGAAAAAGTAGGCCAATACGCAGCTGAAATCAGAGAAAAGAGAGCACCAGAGCCTTATAAAGGTAAAGGTATCAAATATGCTGATGAAGTTATTAGACGTAAAGTTGGTAAGACTGGTAAGAAATAA
- a CDS encoding SSU ribosomal protein S4p, with protein sequence MARDMSPVLKRCRSLGLDPVFMGLSKTSNRSSARAGKKTSEYGLQLREKQKAKFIYGVLEKPFRNMFAKAKKMKNGTTGENLMILLELRLDNVVYRMGYARTRKEARQIVDHKHILVNGKCVNIPSYSVKPGDVIEIKEKYKSAQRYKDILEVTGAKIVPAWLEANQEALSGTVKEMPSREEIDVPVNEVLIVELYSK encoded by the coding sequence ATGGCAAGAGACATGAGTCCTGTTCTTAAAAGATGTAGATCACTTGGTTTAGACCCTGTATTTATGGGATTATCCAAGACATCCAATAGATCATCAGCTAGAGCTGGTAAAAAAACTAGTGAATATGGTTTACAATTAAGAGAAAAACAAAAAGCAAAATTTATCTATGGTGTTTTAGAAAAACCTTTCAGAAACATGTTTGCAAAAGCTAAGAAAATGAAGAATGGTACAACAGGTGAAAACCTAATGATCCTTCTTGAACTTAGACTTGACAACGTTGTTTACAGAATGGGTTATGCTAGAACTCGTAAAGAAGCTAGACAGATCGTTGATCACAAACACATTTTAGTAAACGGTAAATGTGTAAACATCCCTTCTTACTCAGTAAAACCAGGTGATGTTATCGAAATTAAAGAAAAATATAAGAGTGCTCAAAGATACAAAGATATCTTAGAAGTTACTGGTGCAAAGATTGTTCCTGCTTGGCTTGAAGCTAATCAAGAAGCTCTTTCTGGTACTGTTAAAGAAATGCCATCAAGAGAAGAAATCGATGTTCCTGTTAACGAAGTGCTTATCGTTGAGTTGTATTCTAAATAA
- a CDS encoding SSU ribosomal protein S14p, which produces MAKTSMKIKQQRPAKFSTREYNRCRICGRPHAYLRKYGICRICFRELAYKGQIPGVKKASW; this is translated from the coding sequence ATGGCTAAAACGTCAATGAAAATTAAGCAACAACGTCCTGCAAAATTCTCTACTAGAGAATATAACCGTTGTAGAATTTGTGGACGTCCACATGCTTATTTAAGAAAATACGGAATCTGCAGAATTTGTTTCCGTGAATTAGCTTATAAAGGTCAAATTCCAGGTGTGAAAAAAGCAAGCTGGTAA
- a CDS encoding adenylate kinase gives MKIIMLGAPGAGKGTQAKKIAEKYSIPHISTGDIFRANIKEGTELGKKAKTYMDQGLLVPDELVVDLVVDRLQQDDCKNGYVLDGFPRTIPQAESLDSALSKLGEKMDYAINVDVPDENIIDRMSGRRACLACGGTYHIKYNPTKVEGVCDACGGTLVLRDDDKAETVKKRLDVYHTQTQPLIDYYTKQGIIVDVDGTKDMADVFAEIVNLLSK, from the coding sequence ATGAAAATTATTATGTTAGGCGCTCCTGGTGCTGGTAAAGGTACTCAGGCTAAGAAGATTGCTGAAAAATATAGTATTCCACACATTTCAACAGGAGATATTTTTAGAGCAAACATCAAAGAGGGTACTGAGTTAGGGAAAAAAGCAAAAACATATATGGATCAAGGTTTATTAGTTCCAGATGAATTAGTAGTAGACTTAGTAGTAGATCGTTTACAACAAGATGACTGTAAGAACGGTTATGTATTAGATGGTTTCCCACGTACCATTCCTCAAGCTGAAAGCTTAGACAGTGCTTTAAGTAAGCTTGGAGAAAAAATGGATTATGCAATCAATGTTGATGTTCCAGATGAGAATATCATCGATCGTATGTCCGGTAGAAGAGCGTGTCTCGCTTGTGGTGGAACATATCATATCAAATATAACCCAACTAAGGTTGAAGGTGTATGCGATGCGTGTGGGGGAACTCTTGTATTAAGAGATGATGATAAGGCTGAAACAGTTAAGAAACGTTTAGATGTATATCATACTCAAACACAACCACTTATCGATTACTACACAAAACAGGGTATTATCGTTGACGTTGACGGTACAAAAGACATGGCAGATGTATTTGCCGAAATCGTAAACTTATTAAGTAAATAA
- a CDS encoding SSU ribosomal protein S8p, translated as MTMSDPIADMLTRVRNANTAKHDTVSVPASKMKVSIAEILLKEGYIKKFAIEEVDGFKNIIITLKYGKDKNEKIITGLKRISKPGLRVYANAEELPRVLGGLGTAIISTNKGVITDKEARKLNVGGEVLAFVW; from the coding sequence ATGACAATGAGCGATCCAATCGCAGATATGCTTACAAGAGTTCGTAATGCAAACACTGCTAAACATGATACAGTTAGTGTACCTGCTTCTAAAATGAAAGTCTCAATCGCTGAGATTTTACTTAAAGAAGGTTACATTAAGAAATTTGCCATCGAAGAAGTTGATGGATTCAAAAACATTATCATTACTTTAAAATATGGTAAAGATAAAAATGAAAAAATTATCACAGGCTTAAAGAGAATTTCTAAACCAGGTCTTCGTGTTTACGCTAACGCTGAAGAACTTCCTAGAGTATTAGGTGGTCTTGGTACAGCAATTATCTCTACAAACAAAGGTGTTATCACTGATAAAGAAGCTAGAAAACTTAATGTAGGTGGAGAAGTTCTTGCATTTGTTTGGTAG
- a CDS encoding SSU ribosomal protein S11p encodes MAKKVTKKVTKRRVKKNVDRGQAHIQSSFNNTIVTLTDAEGNALSWASAGGLGFRGSRKSTPYAAQMAAETAAKAALVHGLKSVEVMVKGPGSGREAAIRALQACGIEVTSIKDVTPVPHNGCRPPKRRRV; translated from the coding sequence ATGGCTAAAAAAGTTACAAAAAAAGTGACTAAAAGACGTGTGAAAAAGAACGTAGACCGTGGACAAGCACACATTCAGTCATCTTTTAATAATACAATCGTTACACTAACAGATGCAGAAGGTAATGCACTTTCTTGGGCTAGTGCTGGTGGATTAGGTTTCAGAGGTTCTAGAAAATCTACTCCTTATGCAGCTCAAATGGCAGCTGAAACAGCAGCTAAAGCAGCGTTAGTACACGGATTAAAATCAGTAGAAGTTATGGTTAAAGGTCCTGGATCAGGAAGAGAAGCAGCAATTCGTGCTCTTCAAGCTTGTGGTATCGAAGTAACAAGCATCAAAGATGTAACTCCAGTTCCACACAACGGATGTAGACCACCAAAACGTAGAAGAGTCTAA
- a CDS encoding LSU ribosomal protein L29p — MKINEYVKDLKSKSVAELNDELVAAKKELFNLRFQNATNQLDNTSRIKEVRKNIARIQTVISEQARA; from the coding sequence GTGAAAATTAATGAATACGTTAAAGATTTAAAAAGCAAGTCTGTTGCTGAATTAAATGATGAATTAGTAGCTGCTAAAAAGGAACTTTTCAACTTAAGATTCCAAAACGCAACAAACCAATTAGATAATACAAGCAGAATTAAAGAAGTTAGAAAAAATATTGCTAGAATTCAAACAGTGATTTCTGAGCAAGCTAGAGCATAA
- a CDS encoding LSU ribosomal protein L24p yields the protein MATSKIKKGDTVKVIAGKDKGKEGKVVSVNGNKVVVEGVNTITKHSKPSQANPNGGIIHQEAPIDSSNVMYVNNGKVTRIGFKIENDKKVRFAKATGEVID from the coding sequence GTGGCAACTAGCAAAATTAAAAAAGGCGATACTGTTAAAGTAATCGCTGGTAAAGATAAAGGTAAAGAAGGCAAAGTTGTTTCTGTAAACGGAAACAAAGTTGTTGTTGAAGGTGTTAACACTATTACAAAACATTCTAAACCAAGCCAAGCTAATCCAAACGGTGGAATTATCCATCAAGAAGCTCCAATTGATAGTTCTAACGTTATGTATGTTAACAATGGCAAAGTAACAAGAATCGGTTTTAAGATTGAAAATGATAAAAAAGTTCGTTTCGCTAAGGCAACTGGCGAAGTGATCGATTAA
- a CDS encoding LSU ribosomal protein L14p: protein MIQQESRLKVADNTGAKELLCIRVLGGSTRRYANIGDIIVATVKDATPGGVVKKGDVVKAVVVRTVKGARRKDGSYIRFDENAAVIIKDDKNPKGTRIFGPVARELREKQFMKIVSLAPEVL, encoded by the coding sequence ATGATCCAACAAGAATCAAGACTTAAAGTTGCCGATAATACTGGAGCAAAAGAATTACTTTGTATCAGAGTATTAGGCGGATCAACTAGAAGATATGCGAACATTGGCGATATCATCGTAGCTACGGTTAAAGATGCAACACCAGGCGGAGTTGTTAAAAAAGGTGATGTAGTTAAAGCTGTTGTTGTTCGTACAGTTAAAGGGGCTCGTCGTAAAGACGGATCTTACATCAGATTTGATGAAAATGCTGCTGTTATCATTAAAGATGACAAAAACCCAAAAGGTACTCGTATCTTTGGACCAGTAGCTAGAGAATTAAGAGAAAAACAATTCATGAAAATCGTTTCATTAGCACCAGAAGTATTATAA
- a CDS encoding SSU ribosomal protein S3p, with amino-acid sequence MGQKVNPHGLRVGVIKDWDSRWYAEADFADNLVEDHAIRKFLKKRLYSAGIAKIEIERASDRLKVIIYTAKPGVVIGKGGSEIEKLKAELASYTTKKLMVDIKEVKRPDQNAQLVAENIAQQLENRISFRRAMKSTMGRTMKTGAKGIKTSVSGRLGGADMARTEFYSDGTIPLQTLRADIDYGFAEADTTYGKVGVKVWIYHGEVLPTRAAKKEGSDK; translated from the coding sequence ATGGGACAAAAAGTTAATCCTCACGGCTTAAGAGTCGGAGTCATTAAAGACTGGGACTCTAGATGGTATGCTGAAGCTGACTTCGCTGATAATTTAGTAGAAGATCATGCAATCAGAAAATTTTTAAAGAAAAGACTTTATAGTGCAGGTATCGCTAAGATCGAAATCGAAAGAGCTTCTGATAGATTAAAAGTTATCATTTATACTGCTAAACCAGGTGTGGTTATCGGTAAAGGTGGTTCTGAAATCGAAAAATTAAAAGCTGAATTAGCATCTTACACTACAAAGAAATTAATGGTAGATATTAAAGAAGTTAAAAGACCAGACCAAAACGCACAATTAGTTGCTGAAAACATTGCTCAACAACTTGAAAATCGTATCTCTTTCAGAAGAGCTATGAAATCAACTATGGGTAGAACAATGAAAACAGGCGCTAAAGGTATTAAGACTTCAGTTTCTGGACGTCTTGGTGGTGCTGATATGGCTCGTACAGAATTCTACAGCGATGGAACTATTCCACTACAAACACTTCGTGCAGATATCGATTACGGATTTGCTGAAGCAGACACAACTTACGGAAAAGTTGGTGTAAAAGTTTGGATTTATCACGGAGAAGTACTTCCAACAAGAGCTGCTAAAAAGGAAGGGAGCGATAAATAA
- a CDS encoding SSU ribosomal protein S13p translates to MARISGVDLPREKRVEIGLTYIYGIGRVSSNRILAAANVNPDTRVRDLTDEEVARIRDIIDESQTVEGDLRREIALNIKRLQEIGCYRGIRHRKGLPVRGQKTKTNARTRKGPKRTVANKKK, encoded by the coding sequence ATGGCTCGTATTAGTGGTGTAGATTTACCAAGAGAAAAACGCGTAGAAATCGGTCTTACTTACATCTATGGTATTGGTAGAGTAAGTTCTAACCGTATTTTAGCTGCAGCAAATGTTAATCCAGACACTCGTGTTCGCGATTTAACAGATGAAGAAGTTGCTAGAATTCGTGATATCATCGACGAATCACAAACAGTTGAAGGTGATTTACGTAGAGAAATCGCTCTTAACATTAAGAGATTACAAGAAATCGGATGCTACAGAGGAATTCGTCATAGAAAAGGTCTTCCAGTTCGTGGTCAAAAAACTAAGACAAACGCTAGAACTAGAAAAGGTCCTAAACGTACAGTAGCAAACAAGAAGAAATAA
- a CDS encoding LSU ribosomal protein L5p: MARLKETYKNEIVDAMTKKFGYSNVMQVPKLDKIVINMGVGEAKDNAKVLDTAVRDLEIIAGQKVVLTRAKKSVANFKIREGMPIGCKVTLRGEKMYEFADRLINLALPRVRDFRGINPNAFDGRGNYALGIKEQLIFPEIEYDKVDKVRGMDIIFVTTANTDEEARELLTQFGMPFKK; this comes from the coding sequence GTGGCTAGATTAAAAGAAACTTATAAAAACGAAATTGTAGATGCAATGACTAAAAAGTTTGGTTACAGTAACGTAATGCAAGTACCTAAACTTGACAAAATCGTTATTAATATGGGCGTTGGTGAAGCAAAAGATAACGCTAAAGTATTAGATACTGCTGTTAGAGATCTTGAGATCATCGCTGGTCAAAAAGTAGTATTAACTAGAGCTAAAAAATCTGTTGCTAACTTCAAAATCAGAGAAGGTATGCCAATCGGTTGTAAAGTTACACTTAGAGGTGAAAAGATGTATGAGTTCGCTGATCGTCTTATCAACTTAGCATTACCTCGTGTACGTGACTTTAGAGGTATCAATCCTAACGCATTTGATGGTAGAGGAAACTATGCTCTAGGTATTAAAGAACAATTAATTTTCCCAGAAATCGAATATGATAAAGTTGATAAAGTTAGAGGTATGGATATCATCTTCGTTACAACAGCTAACACAGATGAAGAAGCTCGTGAATTATTAACACAATTCGGTATGCCATTTAAAAAATAG
- a CDS encoding LSU ribosomal protein L15p yields MNLSELRPADGSKQSNNFRKGRGHGSGNGKTAGKGHKGQKARSGAPRVGFEGGQMPLYRRLPKRGFTCRNSKEIIGINVDMLNRFEDGAVVTVESLIEIGLIKNPKDGVKILGNGELTKKLDVKVNAYSASAVEKIKALGGNAEVI; encoded by the coding sequence ATGAATTTATCAGAATTAAGACCAGCGGATGGTTCTAAACAAAGCAATAACTTCAGAAAAGGCCGTGGACATGGTTCAGGAAATGGTAAGACTGCAGGTAAAGGTCACAAAGGACAAAAAGCTCGTTCAGGAGCTCCTAGAGTTGGCTTTGAAGGTGGTCAGATGCCTTTATACAGAAGATTACCTAAAAGAGGTTTCACTTGTAGAAATTCTAAGGAAATCATCGGTATCAATGTGGATATGCTTAATAGATTTGAAGATGGCGCAGTAGTAACTGTTGAATCTTTAATCGAAATTGGACTAATCAAAAATCCAAAAGATGGTGTAAAAATTCTTGGAAATGGAGAATTAACTAAGAAGCTTGACGTTAAAGTTAATGCATATAGTGCATCAGCTGTTGAAAAGATCAAAGCTCTTGGTGGAAATGCTGAGGTGATTTAG
- a CDS encoding SSU ribosomal protein S17p translates to MERNLRKTRIGKVVSDKMDKTITVAVVDNVKHPLYNKIVKRTYKLKAHDENNDCHIGDRVKVMETRPLSKDKRWRLVEVIERAK, encoded by the coding sequence GTGGAAAGAAACCTTAGAAAGACTCGTATTGGTAAGGTAGTAAGTGACAAAATGGACAAAACTATTACTGTTGCAGTAGTAGATAATGTAAAGCATCCATTATACAACAAAATCGTTAAAAGAACTTATAAATTAAAAGCTCATGACGAAAACAACGATTGCCACATTGGAGATCGAGTTAAAGTTATGGAAACAAGACCTTTATCTAAGGATAAGAGATGGAGACTTGTAGAAGTTATCGAGCGTGCAAAATAA
- a CDS encoding LSU ribosomal protein L30p → MADKLKITLVKSTIGAIPKHRKTVEALGLRKLNKTVEMPDNAAVRGMVDQVRHLVKVEEM, encoded by the coding sequence GTGGCAGATAAATTAAAGATCACTTTAGTAAAATCTACAATCGGAGCCATTCCAAAGCACAGAAAAACTGTTGAAGCATTAGGTCTTCGTAAACTTAACAAAACTGTTGAGATGCCAGACAATGCTGCAGTTAGAGGAATGGTAGATCAAGTAAGACATTTAGTAAAAGTTGAAGAAATGTAA
- a CDS encoding translation initiation factor 1, whose translation MSKADVLEVEGTVIEKLPNAMFQVELENGHQVLAHISGKLRMNFIRILPGDKVTLELSPYDLTKGRIIWRDK comes from the coding sequence ATGTCAAAGGCAGACGTTCTTGAGGTAGAAGGAACAGTTATTGAAAAATTACCTAATGCAATGTTTCAAGTTGAACTTGAAAATGGACACCAGGTATTAGCTCACATTAGTGGTAAATTAAGAATGAACTTCATTCGTATCTTACCAGGTGATAAGGTAACATTAGAGCTTTCTCCATATGATTTAACAAAGGGTAGAATAATTTGGCGTGACAAATAA
- a CDS encoding SSU ribosomal protein S5p — translation MKREIIDASSLELEDKVVSIKRVTKVVKGGRNFRFTALVVVGDKNGHVGAGLGKAAEIPEAIRKGKEDAIKKLITVPIDENGSVPHDFTGKFGSAVVLLKNSQEGTGIIAGGPARNVLELAGFKNIRTKSLGSNNKQNVVLATIEGLRQLKTPEEVAKLRGISVEELLG, via the coding sequence ATGAAACGTGAAATTATTGATGCTAGTTCATTAGAATTAGAAGATAAAGTAGTATCAATTAAACGTGTTACTAAAGTAGTAAAAGGTGGTCGTAACTTTAGATTTACTGCATTAGTAGTTGTTGGTGACAAGAACGGACACGTTGGTGCTGGTTTAGGTAAAGCAGCTGAAATTCCTGAAGCAATCCGCAAAGGAAAAGAAGACGCAATCAAAAAACTTATCACTGTACCTATCGATGAAAACGGTAGTGTACCTCATGACTTCACTGGTAAATTCGGTAGTGCAGTAGTATTACTTAAGAATAGCCAGGAAGGTACTGGTATTATCGCAGGAGGTCCTGCACGTAACGTGTTAGAGCTTGCTGGATTCAAGAATATCCGTACAAAATCTTTAGGATCTAACAACAAACAAAACGTTGTTCTAGCAACAATCGAAGGCTTACGTCAGTTAAAGACTCCAGAAGAAGTAGCTAAGCTTCGTGGTATTTCAGTAGAAGAATTATTAGGCTAG
- a CDS encoding preprotein translocase secY subunit codes for MFKTVRNAFKIKDIRNKILFTFMALLVVRLGSQLPVVGLDRTAVANAFSNSDALGFLDALTGGSFTNFSIFALNISPYITASIIIQLLTIAIPKLEELQKDGEDGRKKLTEYTRYLTIVLAVIEALAMVIGFKSQNFLKLNNLTDYIVIVSSMTAGAAFLMWLGERITEKGVGNGISIILLINIVSRMPQDISSLYDQFIKGASNVFNGVIAAVIIIAVIVAMVVFIIILSDAERRIPVQYAKKVQGRKMVGGQTSSIPLKVNTAGVIPVIFASSLMSVFVLVSSFFGVHPQSGAGATLWQKILKVLNSSSWCNFSSLGEFKYTLGLVVYIVLIIFFAYFYTTITFNPIEVSNNMKKQGGFIPGIRPGKPTTDYLTKVLNNIIFIGAIGLAFVAFVPILFSGAFGASVSFGGTSLIIVVGVVLETIKQVESQMLVRHYRGFLND; via the coding sequence ATGTTCAAGACAGTCCGAAACGCTTTTAAAATAAAGGATATTCGAAACAAAATATTATTTACTTTTATGGCACTTCTTGTAGTAAGACTTGGATCACAATTACCAGTAGTAGGACTAGACAGAACAGCTGTTGCTAACGCGTTTAGCAACAGTGACGCTTTAGGTTTCTTAGATGCATTGACGGGAGGTTCGTTTACGAACTTCTCCATCTTTGCTCTAAATATTTCACCATATATCACTGCTTCTATCATTATTCAGCTTTTAACAATTGCAATTCCTAAATTGGAAGAGCTTCAAAAAGATGGAGAAGATGGACGTAAGAAACTCACAGAATACACACGATATTTAACAATCGTGTTAGCAGTAATCGAAGCTTTAGCAATGGTTATTGGTTTCAAGAGTCAGAATTTCTTAAAATTGAATAACCTTACAGATTACATTGTAATTGTGTCTTCTATGACTGCCGGTGCTGCATTCTTAATGTGGTTAGGTGAAAGAATTACTGAAAAGGGTGTAGGTAATGGTATCTCTATAATCTTGTTAATTAACATTGTTTCTAGAATGCCACAAGATATCTCATCACTATATGATCAGTTTATTAAGGGTGCTTCTAATGTATTTAATGGTGTTATTGCAGCTGTAATCATTATTGCCGTTATAGTAGCAATGGTTGTCTTCATTATCATCTTAAGTGATGCTGAAAGAAGAATTCCAGTTCAATATGCTAAGAAAGTACAAGGAAGAAAGATGGTTGGTGGACAAACATCCAGCATTCCATTGAAAGTAAATACTGCAGGCGTAATTCCAGTTATTTTTGCTAGTTCATTGATGTCTGTATTTGTCTTAGTTTCTAGTTTCTTTGGGGTTCATCCTCAATCAGGAGCTGGTGCAACACTATGGCAGAAAATACTTAAGGTATTAAACTCATCATCTTGGTGTAATTTCTCAAGTCTTGGTGAATTTAAATATACTTTAGGCTTAGTAGTCTATATTGTATTAATCATATTCTTTGCATACTTCTATACAACGATTACATTTAATCCGATTGAAGTATCTAATAATATGAAGAAACAAGGTGGATTTATCCCAGGTATTCGTCCTGGTAAACCTACAACAGATTATTTGACAAAAGTGCTTAATAACATAATCTTTATTGGCGCTATTGGACTTGCATTTGTAGCATTCGTACCAATCTTGTTCTCTGGAGCATTTGGTGCAAGCGTAAGCTTTGGAGGAACATCTCTTATCATCGTTGTTGGTGTTGTTTTAGAGACTATCAAACAAGTTGAATCTCAGATGTTAGTTCGTCATTACAGAGGATTTCTTAACGATTAA
- a CDS encoding LSU ribosomal protein L18p, with protein MVSKVSRTEVRAKKHRRIRSRLAGTATTPRLAVFRSNNHMYAQIIDDTVGHTLVSASTLQNDVKADLEKTNDVNAAAKLGTVIAKKALEAGITSVVFDRGGFIYQGKIKALADAAREAGLQF; from the coding sequence ATGGTTAGTAAAGTATCAAGAACAGAAGTTCGTGCTAAAAAGCATAGAAGAATCCGTAGCCGTTTAGCTGGAACAGCAACAACTCCACGTTTAGCTGTATTTAGAAGTAATAACCACATGTATGCTCAAATTATTGATGATACAGTTGGTCATACTTTAGTTTCAGCATCTACTCTACAAAACGACGTTAAAGCAGATTTAGAAAAGACAAACGATGTTAATGCAGCTGCTAAATTAGGAACTGTAATCGCTAAAAAAGCTTTAGAAGCTGGTATCACTTCAGTGGTATTCGATAGAGGCGGATTTATTTATCAAGGAAAAATTAAAGCATTAGCTGACGCAGCAAGAGAAGCTGGGTTACAATTCTAA
- a CDS encoding LSU ribosomal protein L16p has product MLMPKRVKRRKQFRGSLAGKAMRGNRISNGEYGIVALEPAWIRSNQIEAARIAMTRYIKRGGKVWIKIFPDKPVTAKPAETRMGSGKGSLEYWVAVVKPGRVMFEISGVPEEIAREALRLATHKLPVKCKVVSRADLEGGDNSEN; this is encoded by the coding sequence ATGTTAATGCCTAAAAGAGTTAAACGTCGTAAACAATTCCGTGGATCTTTAGCTGGTAAAGCTATGAGAGGAAACAGAATTTCTAACGGTGAATATGGTATTGTGGCTTTAGAGCCAGCATGGATTAGATCTAACCAAATTGAAGCAGCACGTATTGCTATGACTCGTTATATCAAACGTGGTGGTAAAGTTTGGATCAAGATTTTCCCAGATAAACCTGTAACAGCGAAACCAGCAGAAACTCGTATGGGTTCCGGTAAAGGTTCTCTTGAATACTGGGTTGCAGTAGTTAAACCAGGTCGTGTAATGTTCGAAATCTCTGGAGTACCAGAAGAAATCGCTAGAGAAGCATTACGTCTTGCTACTCACAAATTACCAGTAAAATGTAAAGTAGTTTCTCGCGCAGATTTAGAAGGCGGTGACAACAGTGAAAATTAA
- a CDS encoding methionine aminopeptidase, whose translation MSVTIKSKKEIELMREAGRILANVHVELEKFIKPGMSTLDVDKKANELIRSYNCIPSFLNYNGYPASICVSINEEVVHGIPTRSRIIQDGDIVSLDAGVIYKGYHSDAARTLAIGNVSEEAKRLNEVTKQSFFEGIKYAKAGFHLNDISGAIQDYVEANGFTIVRDLVGHGIGTALHEGPEIPNFRQKRRGIRLEPGMTLAIEPMVNLGGYEVAWLDDDWTVVTVDGSLSSHYENTILITDGEPEILSIIK comes from the coding sequence ATGTCTGTTACAATCAAGTCAAAAAAAGAAATTGAATTAATGCGTGAAGCAGGAAGAATCCTTGCTAATGTGCATGTAGAGTTAGAAAAGTTTATAAAGCCAGGTATGTCAACATTAGATGTTGATAAGAAAGCAAATGAATTAATACGAAGTTATAATTGTATTCCATCCTTTTTAAATTATAACGGCTATCCTGCTTCTATTTGTGTATCAATTAATGAAGAAGTAGTACATGGTATTCCAACAAGATCTAGAATCATTCAAGATGGGGATATCGTTAGCTTAGATGCAGGCGTCATTTATAAAGGATATCATTCAGATGCGGCTAGAACCTTAGCGATTGGCAATGTAAGTGAAGAAGCAAAGCGACTTAACGAAGTTACGAAGCAAAGCTTTTTTGAAGGTATCAAGTATGCTAAGGCAGGTTTTCACCTAAATGATATATCAGGAGCGATTCAGGATTATGTCGAAGCAAATGGATTTACCATTGTGCGAGACTTAGTAGGTCATGGAATTGGTACGGCGCTTCATGAAGGGCCTGAAATACCAAACTTCAGACAGAAAAGAAGAGGAATCCGATTAGAACCTGGTATGACGTTAGCAATTGAACCTATGGTTAATCTAGGTGGATATGAAGTGGCATGGCTTGATGATGACTGGACGGTTGTAACTGTTGATGGGTCATTATCATCCCATTATGAAAACACGATATTGATCACTGACGGGGAACCGGAAATTTTAAGCATTATAAAATAA